The sequence GGGAGAAGGGGCCCTTCCATGGCCTGGGACGAGTGGGAGCAGCTCAAGGCTCGGGCGGCCGAGGGTGAATCACCGCATATGCGCCTCGATCAACTGGCGGCGGCCGGTGGTGGCGGAGGGACGGGTGACCTGGTGGTGCACCAGGACGACCTGGGTGCTGTCGGTCACGAGGCCAACCTCCTTTACGACGACGTGAAGAGTCAGGCGGACATCGCCGCCCCCGGATCAGGCAAGGGATCGACCGGCTCGACCATGCAGGCCGCGGCCGCTCTGAAGTCGCACGGGTTCCAGACGGGCGGCGCCCTGGAGACCACCGTCGAGATGTGGACCTCGCAGGTGAAGTCCGTGCTGCAGGCCTGTGCGCACATCTCCGACCATCTGGACTACACCCGGAAACGGCACTCCGAGGACGACGCCGAGATCGGTGCCGTGCTCCGCGGTCGTGACGGCTCAGCCGTGTCGGTGTCGCAGCTCAATGAGTACTTCAAGTAGGAGCGTCACCGATGACTCTCAGCTTCAACGACCTCGTCGAGGTCGACCTCGGCAAGTTCGCCACTGCCGTGTCGGACTGGAAGAAGGCTGTCGACGGTCTGAAGAAGTCGGCGCACAGCGCCCTTACGGGGATGCAGGCGAAGTCGGACTCGGCGAAGTGGGCCGGCGTGAACGCGGCGGTCACGCGTGAGTTCATCGCCAAGACCGCCAAGGAGATCTCGGATCTCCACACCGAGGCCAACAGCATCTATCAGGTCCTCGAGGACGGGCACACCGAACTCGAGGCATTGCAGAGGCAGATCAGGACCACCGTCCAGGTGGACGCGCCGAATCTCGGCGTCCGGGTGGAGGACATCGGCGACGGAAAGGTCCGCTGCTTCTTCCCTCACGTCCGTGGTGACAGTGACGAGCGCACCCAGGAGCAGCTCGACCAGAGGCAGGCCCTGGAAAGCAGGATCAACGGGATCCTCGCCCACGCGGCCGAGATCGACGGCTCGGTAGCCCGGGCGCTGACGAAGAGCCACGGCAACGACCCGTACAACGCGGGCCACAGCACGTACGAGTCGCTGAACGACGCCGAGGTCGAGCGCGCCCTGGAGCTGGCACGCAAGGGCGACAAGATGTCCGACGCGGAACTGCGCGAACTGAACCAACTCCTGCGCTTCAACTCTCGTGAGAGGGATGGTGAGTTCGCCACCGAGTTCTACGAGGGCCTTGGCGGGCCGGACAAAGCGCTGCAGTTCTACGCCAAGATGTCGATCGACGGCACCGACGCGGACGCGACCAAGACACGGCTCGACGAGGTACGGGACCTGCAGAAGGTCATGGGGTACACCCTCGCCGATGCGACGGACCCGGACCACAAGCACCATCTGTCCGACAACTGGGGCACAGAGTTCCGACGCCTCGGCACCCAGCAGATCGGTTGGGAGAAGGGACAGTGGAACAAACCGTACGGCTACCAGGTGCTGGGCGGTCTGCTGCGTTACGGCGACTACGACTCACGGTTCCTCAACCCCATCGCGGAGCACATCACGCAGCTCCACAAGAAGGACCCGTACTTCTTCCTGTCGAACAAGCCGGCCGGAAGCCCGGACACCTACGGCTTCAACCCCTCGGGAAAGCTCGGCACCGGGAACGAGCCGTTGAACAGCGTCCTTGAGGCGCTGGGACACAGCCCCGAGGCCGCGGAGAAGTTCTTCACCGATGCGCCGACGGCGTACAACGAGGACGGCACAGTCCAGAAGGATGGCAAACCGGGCTTCGACTCGTACGTCGACCTTCTCACCGACAAGGACTTCGAGTGGACGATGGATACGAACAGCGCGAATGTCCTCGCTGACGAGGACAAAGCCAAGGCAGTCATGGGCTACGGTCCTGATGCTCTCGGCCACGCCCTGGAGGCAGCGACAACCGGTCTGCCCTATGGGAGCGATGCCGTGTCGCCACCTCATTCCCAGGATGCGGCCAACATTTTCCATAAACTCGTCGGGCGCTACGGCGCCAGCCCGGAGGACCTGGACGATTCACCCCTGCGTGACAGTCTTGGAAGCATCACCGCCGACTACATGCGGGATGTACAGGGGGCGTTCATGGGGGGCGGGGATGCACTGGTGGGAACCCATGGGGCCAGTGCCCATCTCGGAAACTTCAACGTGACTACAAACCCCGAAGGCCTTTCCCCTGGGATGCTAAAGAACTTCCTAGGAGCGGTCGGCAAGGACCCCGATGCCTATGGGGCCATCATCACTTCTCAAGAATCGGTGACCACCGATCTCGTCAACGACGCGTTCCACAATCCTGATAAATATAAGGAGCTGGCTCCGGAGATTGCCAACCGGGTCCACCCCGGAGGCGAGATCGCCGGCATCATGGCGGAGTCCCGCACCCAAGCAGTGGTTGACGAGAAAATCGCCGAGGATGCGGCGTTCAACCAAGGGGTCGCTACCGCCGACAAATGGGCTGGACGCATCATCGGAATGGGCATCGGAAAGATTCCAGTGGGCGGTGAGGTGGCCGGCTGGGTGGTGGAGGACATCCAGGAGTCGGTCGTAGAAAACTTCACCAGGGATTCCACTCCCGAAGCTTTGAAAGATCGGGACGCGTTCCTGGAGCAGCAGCAGGCCAGCTCGGCGCAAGCAATCTACGATTCCACGTACACAGCCGCCAAGGAAGCCGGGTACGACGACGCGAATGCACAGAGTCAGGCCACAGCCGCCAAGCGAGAGATCGAGGATTCCTACGGTCTGGGCCGCCAGCGAGCAGGAAAGTAGCCACTCGTGAATGGAACTGAAGAAGGGCGCAGGCGATTCACGATGTGGATCACTCTGGCCGTTGTGGGCGTTCTGGCCATGGCCGGAGGGGTCGCCTGGCAGATGTGGCCACCCAAAGAGACCACTGTCGCGGTACCGGCACGTGTGTGCGACGACGCTCTTCCGGGAACGGATGTGAAATCCCTGCTGCCAGAGAAGGGCGAGCCGTTCTCGCAGTGGCACACTGGCGTCTTCAACCCAGAGCAGCCGTACACCAAAAAGGAACCAGGAACGTGCAAGGTGTACGGCGGAGGTAAATCGGTGACGATCAAGCACAGCCTCTACGCCGGTTCGGACTATACGATGAAGAACGTGGCTCGCGACGCGATTTCCACCGGTGCCATTCGGATCGTTCTCGGCGAAGCGCAGGGATTCCACAAGGGAGACACCGTTTACCTCTTCACAGCCTGCTCATCGAAGCATGCCGAAACGAAGTCGCTTGTGGAAGTCGACGTCACTTACCGAAAGACGTCGGACCGGACAGTGATCCAGAAGATGGCTCTGCTCGCCGCCGACACGCTTCGGCTCGAATCTCGCAATCTGTGGACTTGCGAAGGTGCGGATGATCTACCGAACAGCCCTCCCCGAATCGGCTGAACCAGCCGAGAACGGGAAGGATCAATAGGGGCACACCGCCCCTGGGATCTACACAGACAAAAACGTCGGTGGGCTGCCGAACCATCAGCCCACCGACGGACGTACTCGACGTCGCTCAGAACACGGCCGCCGCCCCTCGTGCAGCGGCCAGAAGGGCCAGTCCTGGGCAAGAGCCCGAAACAGGAGGGGACAGCATCTCCGCCTTGTTCGCACATGAGAAGGCGCGTTCCGACGCTCCGACCAAAGAGGCCTCCCCTGAGCAGGAACTCCGTCGGGCTCAGGCCCCGCCCTCCAGTGCTCGTCGTCTCCGTCGGGCGTCGCGCAGGGCTACCGCTCCTCCGCCCAGGCCCGCCACGAGGACGGCCGCGCCGACGGACACGTAGGTGGCGTAACGGGCGGTGCGTTCCTGGGGGGTTTCGCCGAGGGTGAGTTTGGCGGGGGTCGGGGCCTGTACGTGGGCGAGGCCGGCGTCGGGGGCGGGGGACTCGATCGGGTGGTCGTCCTCCGTGAGTGCGCGGACCGGGTCCACCACGCCCCAGCCGACCAGGCGGTCGTGGCCGGCGATGGAGCGTTCCGCCGTCTGTTCGATCTGGGCCACGATCTGGTTGGGCTTCCAGTCCCAGTGCTTGGCCTTGATCAGGGCGGCCACACCGGCCACGTACGGCGCGGAGAAGCTCGTGCCGTTGTCGGAGCAGTGGCCGCCCTTGGGGACGGTCGAGATCATGTCGACGCCGGGAGCGGCGACCCCGACGAAGTCTCCGGACTGGGAGAAGGCCGCGCGCTCGTTGTTGCGGTCGGAGGCGGCGACGGCGAGGACTCCGTCGTAGGAGGCGGGGTAGGTGAGTTTGACGTTGCCGCCCAGACCGTCGTTGCCCGCCGAGGCGACGACGACGATCCCGGCGTTCAGGGCCTCGTCGACGGCTCTGTGCAGGTCGTTGTCCTGCGAGATGGCCTTCGTCGTGTCCTGGGAGATGTTGATGACGTTGGCCTTGGCCTGGATCGCGTGCCGGATGGCCTCGGCGAGGGTGGCGGCCGTGCCGTGGCCCTCGGCGTCGTTCTGCTTGATGGGAATGATGGTGGCCTCGGGGGCGAGGCCCACGAAGCCCGTGCCCTTCATCGGGCGGGCGGCGATGATGCCGGCCACGCGGGTGCCGTGGCCGACCGTGTCGGTGGTGCCGTCGGGCTTGCCGACGTCGAGCTTCTGGCCCTTGCCGTCCGTCTTGGGCAGGTAGTTCGCGCCCAGGGACGCGTTCACCGCGTCGGTCAGCTGCGGGTTGCTCGTGTCGACGCCCGTGTCGATCACGGCCACCTTCACGTTCTTGCCCTTCGACTGGCTCCACAGCTCGTCGAGGTTGACACGCTGCAGGGCCCAGGGCGTGCCGGCGTACTTGTGGTTGTTCTTGGAGAAGGTGCACTGGTCCGAGGCGTCGTCCGCGGCGGCGACCGGGGCCGCCAGCAGGGTGGCCGTGAGGGTCAGGGTCGCCGTCAGGGCCGTGCGCGTGCGCAGTGCCGTCAGCGGGGTGAGGGGGGAGCGCATCGTCGGTCCCCTCACGAGCCCTGCGGCTGGCGGGCCGCCGCCGTCGACAGGCGCGGGCCCGTCGGCAGGAACTCCGACCAGGCCGCGGGGATGGGGGCCGGGTTCACATCGGCGTAGCCGAGGCGGGTCTGCGCCAGCTTGGCCTCCTGCTGGAGCTCCTGGCGCTGCTTGTCCGTGAGGCCGACGCCCTTGTCGTCGGTGGCGCTGTCGTCGTTGGACTGCAGGGCGTAGCGCAGGCCCGTGTCGGTGACCAGGAAGACCGAGCCCACCTTGGTCGCGGTGCCCTGGAACTGGCGGTAGAGCTGCCCGGAGCCGGCGGTGACGTACGCGCTGGAGGAGCCGGTGGCCAGGGTCGCCGGGAAGTCGGTGCCGGCCCAGGTGCTCAGGGTGGTCTTCCCGTTGTCGGGGTCGACGTGGTTCAGGACGTTGCAGACCGTGTTGCGGCTGCCGTCGGCGGTGGAGGCGTCGTTGACCGCGGAGGGCTTCTCGGTCGGCCACGTGAAATTGGCCGCGAACGGCTTGTCCCGGGTGATGGCGCCCGCGCTGACCTCCTGGGCGTGCCCGGCCTGGCCGAGCTTGACGAGGTCCTTGTCGACCAGCAGGAGTTGGGCGACGAAGTCGGAGACGGGCGCGACCCGGCCGGGCAGCACCACGAAGTACTGCTCCTGCCCGTTGACCGGCGCCCTGAGGATCATGCCGACCTTGTCGGCGGCCCCCAGCTGGCCGGGGGCACCCGCCGGGGCACCGGCGACACCGGGGATCGTCGGGAAGTCGATCGCGTCGCCCTGGTGCAGGGTCGCGATCCACTCCTTGGTCACCTCCTGCGGCTGGCGGTCCGCGCCCACGAGGGTCTGCAGCAGGAGGGGGTCGGAGGCCGGGACCTCGTAGGCCGTGCCGGTCGCGTCGACCACGTACTGCTTCTTGTCCGTCGGGGTGGTGACGTAGAGCAGTTCGCCGTCGTGCAGCTTCTGCGGGCCCGCGGTCTTCTTCAGGTCCCGCTCGGCCAGGACGAACGCGGCCTTCTGGATCGAGTTGCCGCTGCCGCTGGGGCGTTCGCAGACGGCCCACTGCTTGGTGGCGCCGGCCTCCTGGCCGGAGGGCAGCCGGTCGGGGGCGTAGGGGATGCCGATGGTGACGCCGTGCGGGATCTTGCCGCTGTCGAGGATCGACTCGTCGACGGTGACGACGTCTACGCCGTCCTGGGTGTCGAGGACGAGTTTGGCGGACGCCATGTTGAGGACGGGGTGCAGCTGCGGCTTGTTGTCCGTGTCCAGCACCACGTAACGGGTGGTGGACTTGCTGGCGATGATCACCTTCTGCCCCGGTGCGTCCCAGCCCTGGGGAGCCGTCGGCTTGAACATGCCCCAGGCCCCGAAGGCCGCCAGGACGACCACGCCCGCGATGGCGCCCGGCAGGATCGCGCGCAGCGGCCGCGGCGCCCCCTCGTCGGAGGCATCCGGTGACGACTGCACGAACGACGCGAGCATACGGCGCTTCGCGAAGGTGTAGGCGTTGAGTTGGTCCCGCCGAGATGCCATCTGTGCCTGTTTCTCCCCGTGTCTCACGCGGAGCGCGCCCGGGTACCACGCTCCCCCGCCCTCCGTTGTCGGACCCGGCCCCTACTATGCCTGGTACGGAGCGAGTCTGGTGGAGCGGGTAGGGTACCTGGGCCCTCAAGGCCCTTGTTGAGCGGCCTGGTTCCAGTGAGTTGTGAGCAAATCGGGGGGATGGAGTGATGGCTTCCGGAACGCGGTCGCGAGCGCGCGGCCGGTCGGCGGCACGAGGTCGCGCGGCCGGGTCCGCCGCGCCCGCGCGCGGAGCGTCCACGCAGCGCGGAGCGGTGCAGCAGGCGGTCACGCTCAGCCTCAGGCCCCGGCCGGGCCAGGCCGGTTCGTTCCGTCTGCAACGGCTCGTGCTGGTGGAGTTGGCGGCCGCCGCCCTCGTGGTCGGCCTGGCCGTCGGCATGGTGGCGCTGGTGCCGGCCGCGGTCGTTGCCCTGGTGCTGCTCCTGCTGGCCTTCGTACGGCGGCGGGGCCGCTCCCTGCCCGAGTGGCTGGCCACCGCGCGGGAGCTGCGCGCGCGCCAGAAGCGGGCGGCGAGCATGCCGATACCGCCGGGCACGGAGCCCGGTCTGGTGCCCGCCGTGGAGTGCGAGCCGGCCCTGCGCACGTACTCCTACGGCGCGCGTGACCGGCGTCCGGTCGGCATCGTCGGGGACGGGACGTTCGTCACGGCGGTGCTCCAGGTGGAGGCGGACGCCACCGCGCTGCGGGCCGAGCGCAGCCGCCAGCCGCTGCCGGTCGCGCTGGTGCGGGACGCCCTGGAGGTGGACGGGATCCGGCTGGAGTCGGCCCAGATCGTGCTGCACACCCAGCCGGCGCCCGCGCTGCATCTGCCCCAGCAGTCCGTCGCCGTCGCCAACTACCTTCCGCTGCAGGAGCAGACGGGCGCGCCGGCCGTGCGCATCACCTGGATCGCGCTGAAGCTCGATCCGGAGAGCTGCGCGGAGGCCGTGGCCGCGCGCGGTGGCGGGCTGCTCGGGGCGCAGAAGTGCGTCGTGCGGACCGCGGACCACCTGGCGAGCCGGCTGACCGGCGGGGGCTTTCGCGCGCGGGTGCTCGACGAGGAGGAGCTGGTCGCCGCCCTCGCCACGTCGGCCTGCGCCAACCCGCTGGTCACCGCCGAGGCGGGGCGCAGCGAGACCCGGGAGCGGCGCACGGAGGAGTCCGGGCGCAGCTGGCGCTGTGACAACCGCCGGCACACGACGTACTGGGTCAGGCGCTGGCCCCAACTGGGCGGCAGCCGCGGCGAGTCGCTGCCGCACTTCCTCGCCCGGGTCACGGCGGTCCCGGCCCTGGCGACCACCTTCAGCCTCACTCTCACGCGCGGGGAGCAGCAGGAGGTGTCCCTCTCCGGCCATCTGCGGGTGACCGGACGCAGCGACGACGAACTCGTGGCGGCGCGGCGCGCGCTGGAGGCCGCGGCCCGGCAGGGCG comes from Streptomyces sp. FXJ1.172 and encodes:
- the mycP gene encoding type VII secretion-associated serine protease mycosin — encoded protein: MRSPLTPLTALRTRTALTATLTLTATLLAAPVAAADDASDQCTFSKNNHKYAGTPWALQRVNLDELWSQSKGKNVKVAVIDTGVDTSNPQLTDAVNASLGANYLPKTDGKGQKLDVGKPDGTTDTVGHGTRVAGIIAARPMKGTGFVGLAPEATIIPIKQNDAEGHGTAATLAEAIRHAIQAKANVINISQDTTKAISQDNDLHRAVDEALNAGIVVVASAGNDGLGGNVKLTYPASYDGVLAVAASDRNNERAAFSQSGDFVGVAAPGVDMISTVPKGGHCSDNGTSFSAPYVAGVAALIKAKHWDWKPNQIVAQIEQTAERSIAGHDRLVGWGVVDPVRALTEDDHPIESPAPDAGLAHVQAPTPAKLTLGETPQERTARYATYVSVGAAVLVAGLGGGAVALRDARRRRRALEGGA
- the eccB gene encoding type VII secretion protein EccB, which codes for MASRRDQLNAYTFAKRRMLASFVQSSPDASDEGAPRPLRAILPGAIAGVVVLAAFGAWGMFKPTAPQGWDAPGQKVIIASKSTTRYVVLDTDNKPQLHPVLNMASAKLVLDTQDGVDVVTVDESILDSGKIPHGVTIGIPYAPDRLPSGQEAGATKQWAVCERPSGSGNSIQKAAFVLAERDLKKTAGPQKLHDGELLYVTTPTDKKQYVVDATGTAYEVPASDPLLLQTLVGADRQPQEVTKEWIATLHQGDAIDFPTIPGVAGAPAGAPGQLGAADKVGMILRAPVNGQEQYFVVLPGRVAPVSDFVAQLLLVDKDLVKLGQAGHAQEVSAGAITRDKPFAANFTWPTEKPSAVNDASTADGSRNTVCNVLNHVDPDNGKTTLSTWAGTDFPATLATGSSSAYVTAGSGQLYRQFQGTATKVGSVFLVTDTGLRYALQSNDDSATDDKGVGLTDKQRQELQQEAKLAQTRLGYADVNPAPIPAAWSEFLPTGPRLSTAAARQPQGS
- the eccE gene encoding type VII secretion protein EccE codes for the protein MASGTRSRARGRSAARGRAAGSAAPARGASTQRGAVQQAVTLSLRPRPGQAGSFRLQRLVLVELAAAALVVGLAVGMVALVPAAVVALVLLLLAFVRRRGRSLPEWLATARELRARQKRAASMPIPPGTEPGLVPAVECEPALRTYSYGARDRRPVGIVGDGTFVTAVLQVEADATALRAERSRQPLPVALVRDALEVDGIRLESAQIVLHTQPAPALHLPQQSVAVANYLPLQEQTGAPAVRITWIALKLDPESCAEAVAARGGGLLGAQKCVVRTADHLASRLTGGGFRARVLDEEELVAALATSACANPLVTAEAGRSETRERRTEESGRSWRCDNRRHTTYWVRRWPQLGGSRGESLPHFLARVTAVPALATTFSLTLTRGEQQEVSLSGHLRVTGRSDDELVAARRALEAAARQGGAGLARLDREQLPGMLATLPLGGAR
- a CDS encoding DUF6571 family protein, with product MTLSFNDLVEVDLGKFATAVSDWKKAVDGLKKSAHSALTGMQAKSDSAKWAGVNAAVTREFIAKTAKEISDLHTEANSIYQVLEDGHTELEALQRQIRTTVQVDAPNLGVRVEDIGDGKVRCFFPHVRGDSDERTQEQLDQRQALESRINGILAHAAEIDGSVARALTKSHGNDPYNAGHSTYESLNDAEVERALELARKGDKMSDAELRELNQLLRFNSRERDGEFATEFYEGLGGPDKALQFYAKMSIDGTDADATKTRLDEVRDLQKVMGYTLADATDPDHKHHLSDNWGTEFRRLGTQQIGWEKGQWNKPYGYQVLGGLLRYGDYDSRFLNPIAEHITQLHKKDPYFFLSNKPAGSPDTYGFNPSGKLGTGNEPLNSVLEALGHSPEAAEKFFTDAPTAYNEDGTVQKDGKPGFDSYVDLLTDKDFEWTMDTNSANVLADEDKAKAVMGYGPDALGHALEAATTGLPYGSDAVSPPHSQDAANIFHKLVGRYGASPEDLDDSPLRDSLGSITADYMRDVQGAFMGGGDALVGTHGASAHLGNFNVTTNPEGLSPGMLKNFLGAVGKDPDAYGAIITSQESVTTDLVNDAFHNPDKYKELAPEIANRVHPGGEIAGIMAESRTQAVVDEKIAEDAAFNQGVATADKWAGRIIGMGIGKIPVGGEVAGWVVEDIQESVVENFTRDSTPEALKDRDAFLEQQQASSAQAIYDSTYTAAKEAGYDDANAQSQATAAKREIEDSYGLGRQRAGK